The proteins below are encoded in one region of Corynebacterium felinum:
- the murD gene encoding UDP-N-acetylmuramoyl-L-alanine--D-glutamate ligase — protein MNLEGKILVAGAGISGVGVAQMLVNLGADVTVVDGNETALARACEVTGARGISLVDAMATLADFSLVVTSPGWRPSTPLLVEAAACGIEVVGDVELCYRLDCAEVFGPKRTWMVITGTNGKTTTTAMLAAMMVQSGAQALAVGNIGVSVAEALQRGTKCSGDPDDALDADTRVDVLVAELSSFQLHWSSQLRPDVGVLLNLAEDHIDWHGSMEEYATAKAKVLKAPIAIAGIDDEYVRRFLTPDTISFTLNPPTQGQLGISQGHVVDCAFGTDYVLASCEGIQPPGPAGLYDALAAAAAARAQGVSAEDIAAALASFTVAGHRGQIVAQANGVIAIDNSKATNPHAADSALAGHESVVWVAGGQLKGAEVSDLVAKHAQRLKAVGLLGVDREVIARAVDKHAPHAKVMVTDSTDPVAAMDEVCAWAAAEAVAGDAIVLAPAAASLDMYTGMGQRGELFTEAISKYLG, from the coding sequence ATGAATCTTGAGGGAAAGATTCTGGTTGCCGGTGCTGGTATTTCCGGTGTGGGCGTTGCCCAGATGCTGGTTAATCTTGGCGCGGATGTCACCGTGGTTGATGGGAATGAAACAGCACTCGCGCGTGCCTGTGAGGTTACGGGTGCTCGTGGCATCTCGCTTGTCGACGCCATGGCAACGCTTGCTGATTTCTCACTGGTGGTTACCTCTCCTGGTTGGCGCCCGTCGACGCCGCTTCTAGTGGAAGCTGCTGCCTGTGGCATTGAGGTGGTTGGTGACGTTGAGTTGTGTTACCGCCTTGATTGCGCGGAGGTGTTTGGGCCGAAGCGTACGTGGATGGTCATTACCGGCACGAATGGTAAGACGACGACGACTGCGATGCTTGCGGCGATGATGGTGCAGTCTGGTGCGCAGGCGTTGGCGGTGGGCAATATTGGTGTGTCGGTGGCTGAGGCTTTGCAGCGTGGCACAAAGTGTTCGGGTGATCCGGATGATGCGTTGGATGCCGATACTCGTGTGGATGTGTTGGTGGCTGAGCTGTCGAGTTTCCAACTTCACTGGTCTTCGCAACTTCGCCCAGATGTGGGTGTATTGCTGAACCTTGCCGAGGATCATATTGATTGGCATGGGTCGATGGAGGAGTATGCCACGGCGAAGGCGAAGGTGCTGAAAGCCCCTATTGCTATTGCTGGGATTGACGATGAGTATGTGCGCCGTTTCCTCACGCCGGACACCATTAGTTTTACTCTGAATCCGCCGACGCAGGGTCAGCTGGGGATTTCTCAGGGCCATGTGGTTGATTGCGCGTTTGGCACTGACTATGTGTTGGCTTCGTGCGAGGGTATTCAACCTCCTGGTCCTGCGGGTCTGTATGATGCGTTGGCTGCGGCTGCTGCTGCGCGCGCGCAAGGGGTATCCGCTGAGGATATTGCTGCGGCGTTGGCGTCTTTTACGGTTGCTGGTCATCGCGGTCAGATTGTGGCGCAGGCGAATGGTGTGATTGCCATTGATAACTCTAAGGCGACGAATCCACATGCTGCTGATTCTGCGCTTGCTGGTCATGAATCGGTGGTGTGGGTTGCCGGTGGGCAGCTGAAAGGTGCCGAAGTATCGGACCTGGTGGCTAAGCATGCTCAGCGTCTCAAAGCTGTTGGTCTGCTTGGTGTTGATCGGGAGGTGATTGCTCGCGCCGTCGACAAGCATGCTCCTCATGCGAAGGTGATGGTCACAGACAGCACTGACCCAGTTGCTGCGATGGATGAAGTGTGTGCGTGGGCTGCCGCTGAGGCTGTGGCGGGGGATGCCATCGTTCTTGCGCCTGCTGCTGCTAGTTTGGATATGTATACCGGCATGGGGCAGCGTGGCGAGCTCTTCACCGAAGCAATATCCAAGTATCTTGGGTAA
- the ftsZ gene encoding cell division protein FtsZ has product MTSPDNYLAVIKVVGVGGGGVNAVNRMIEEGLKGVEFIAVNTDSQALMFSDADVKLDIGREATRGLGAGANPEVGRQSAEDHKNEIEETLKGADMVFVTAGEGGGTGTGAAPVVASIAKKQGALTVGVVTRPFKFEGQKRTRQALEGIEKLAEVCDTLIVIPNDRLLQLDTDNLTMMEAFRAADQVLHNGVQGITDLITIPGLINVDFADVRSVMSEAGSALMGVGSARGENRVMEAAQQAINSPLLESTMEGAKGVLLSIAGGSDLGLHEVNLAASMVEEKADPEVNLIFGTIFDDNLGDEVRVTVIATGFDSKSVAAARQNSAPSTPVASATSAPTPAPSHAQEVTPAPAPESSSLFGRETAEEYDARHRRSEFQPSYREERNGGLFTNREQTHPQPQQHTQAPSAPHTPAQPAGRGDDDLDVPDFMRF; this is encoded by the coding sequence ATGACTTCCCCAGATAACTACCTCGCCGTTATCAAGGTTGTAGGCGTCGGTGGTGGCGGCGTCAATGCTGTCAACCGAATGATCGAAGAAGGCCTCAAGGGCGTGGAGTTTATTGCGGTGAATACCGACTCCCAGGCTTTGATGTTCTCCGACGCCGACGTCAAGCTCGACATTGGACGTGAAGCAACCCGTGGCCTCGGCGCTGGCGCAAATCCTGAGGTGGGGCGCCAGTCGGCCGAAGACCACAAGAATGAGATCGAAGAAACCCTCAAGGGTGCCGACATGGTCTTTGTCACCGCAGGTGAAGGCGGTGGCACCGGCACCGGTGCTGCGCCAGTGGTTGCGTCCATTGCGAAGAAGCAAGGCGCACTGACCGTGGGTGTGGTCACTCGCCCATTCAAGTTTGAGGGTCAAAAGCGTACCCGTCAGGCGCTTGAGGGTATTGAAAAGCTGGCTGAGGTGTGCGATACCCTCATCGTGATCCCGAACGATCGCCTGCTGCAGCTCGACACTGACAACCTCACCATGATGGAGGCGTTCCGCGCCGCCGACCAAGTGCTACATAACGGTGTGCAGGGTATTACCGACCTGATCACCATCCCAGGTTTGATCAACGTTGACTTCGCAGACGTGCGCTCCGTCATGTCTGAAGCGGGCTCCGCTTTGATGGGTGTGGGTTCGGCTCGTGGCGAAAACCGTGTGATGGAAGCTGCTCAGCAGGCGATTAACTCCCCGCTGTTGGAGTCCACCATGGAAGGTGCGAAGGGTGTTCTGCTGTCGATTGCGGGTGGATCGGATCTTGGTTTGCATGAAGTGAACTTGGCCGCCTCCATGGTTGAGGAGAAGGCTGACCCTGAGGTGAACCTGATCTTCGGTACCATCTTCGACGATAACCTCGGTGACGAGGTGCGTGTGACTGTGATCGCCACCGGCTTCGATTCCAAGAGCGTTGCGGCTGCACGTCAAAACTCTGCTCCATCTACTCCTGTGGCGTCTGCCACATCGGCACCAACTCCTGCGCCTTCGCACGCGCAGGAAGTAACCCCGGCACCTGCACCTGAGTCTTCTTCCTTGTTCGGTCGCGAAACCGCTGAAGAGTACGATGCTCGTCACCGTCGCAGCGAGTTCCAGCCGAGCTACCGTGAGGAGCGCAACGGTGGGTTGTTTACAAACCGTGAGCAGACCCATCCGCAGCCACAGCAGCACACTCAGGCTCCTTCCGCGCCGCACACTCCTGCGCAGCCAGCAGGCCGCGGCGATGATGATCTGGATGTTCCTGATTTCATGCGCTTCTAG
- a CDS encoding cell division protein FtsQ/DivIB, giving the protein MAKKIVITALICVLVGAAAFAGAYFYPVLKVQEVVATGQQSTTEEEINAVTAELEGQNLLRVNTEEIARKTSALPWVAKAKVSTKLPNQVVIDIQEHQAVLYAPREDGDHLIDTNGKVFVIDQHPEGAVAVTGTREDDERMYSDIISVLAALGDHNRVHIKEIKAQKAEALSLVLHDGREVYWGSKENSHDKAVAFGVALSRGEQRLDISGAPVIAVR; this is encoded by the coding sequence ATGGCAAAAAAGATTGTCATTACCGCGCTGATTTGCGTGCTCGTGGGTGCAGCTGCCTTTGCTGGTGCTTACTTTTACCCGGTGTTGAAGGTTCAGGAAGTTGTTGCCACAGGGCAACAGTCCACCACTGAGGAAGAAATCAACGCTGTGACCGCTGAGCTTGAGGGACAAAACCTTCTGCGGGTCAACACTGAGGAAATCGCTCGTAAAACCAGCGCCCTTCCGTGGGTGGCCAAGGCGAAGGTGAGCACGAAACTGCCGAACCAAGTGGTGATTGACATTCAGGAACACCAGGCAGTGCTGTACGCGCCGCGCGAGGATGGGGATCATCTGATCGATACCAATGGCAAAGTTTTTGTCATTGATCAGCATCCTGAAGGTGCGGTGGCTGTGACCGGCACCCGTGAGGACGACGAACGGATGTATTCCGATATTATTTCTGTTCTTGCCGCCTTGGGGGATCACAATAGGGTCCACATCAAGGAGATCAAGGCGCAGAAAGCAGAAGCGCTTTCACTTGTTCTCCACGATGGCCGGGAAGTGTACTGGGGATCGAAAGAAAATAGTCACGATAAAGCTGTCGCCTTTGGTGTGGCTTTAAGCCGTGGTGAACAACGCCTCGATATTTCTGGGGCTCCTGTGATCGCGGTGCGCTAA
- the pgeF gene encoding peptidoglycan editing factor PgeF yields MVRGSQPKSSKGKCVNSATTQSHNGSTRPVQQVFTSRSGGVSLAPYESFNLGDHVGDDPEAVAKNRARLARVLGLDPSQLVWMEQIHSNTVKVVVDKQQGPVPAADAIVTTTPGLALCVLVADCVPVLLCDVEAKVVAAVHAGRMGARNGIVRATVEKMRELGAKPQSIHALLGPAASGRHYEVPRAMAEDVEKHLPGSITTTVKGTTGVDVRAGLVRQLLSLGINAIDADPRCTIEDSTFFSYRREGTTGRQAGVIWLTEQ; encoded by the coding sequence ATGGTGAGGGGAAGTCAACCTAAAAGTTCCAAGGGGAAGTGTGTGAATAGCGCAACTACTCAGTCTCATAACGGCTCGACTCGTCCTGTGCAGCAGGTATTTACCTCCCGCTCAGGCGGTGTGTCGCTGGCCCCCTATGAGTCATTCAATCTCGGCGATCATGTCGGCGATGACCCGGAAGCGGTCGCTAAAAATCGTGCGCGCTTGGCGCGGGTGTTGGGTCTTGACCCATCTCAGCTTGTGTGGATGGAACAGATTCATTCCAATACGGTGAAGGTGGTCGTCGACAAGCAGCAGGGGCCGGTGCCAGCCGCGGATGCGATTGTGACCACAACTCCCGGTTTGGCGTTGTGCGTGCTGGTTGCCGACTGCGTTCCCGTCTTGCTTTGCGACGTCGAAGCCAAGGTCGTTGCCGCCGTCCATGCTGGTCGCATGGGTGCCCGCAACGGGATTGTGCGCGCAACGGTCGAGAAAATGCGTGAACTTGGGGCCAAGCCCCAGTCCATCCATGCCCTGTTGGGTCCCGCAGCATCGGGCCGTCATTATGAGGTGCCGCGTGCCATGGCTGAGGATGTGGAAAAGCACCTTCCCGGTTCAATAACGACCACTGTCAAGGGGACTACGGGTGTTGATGTGCGTGCCGGCTTGGTGCGTCAATTGTTGTCTTTGGGGATTAACGCTATTGATGCTGATCCGCGTTGCACCATTGAAGATTCCACTTTCTTTTCCTACCGCCGCGAAGGCACTACGGGCCGCCAGGCTGGGGTTATTTGGCTCACCGAACAGTAG
- the murG gene encoding undecaprenyldiphospho-muramoylpentapeptide beta-N-acetylglucosaminyltransferase: protein MTKNSLDVVVAGGGTAGHIEPALAVAAELRKRGANVIALGTAKGLEKDIVPARGFELQLISPVPVPRKINLDLFKLPLRLIKTIGEARRILRNHNADILIGFGGYVSAPGYLAARSLGIPFIIHEANARAGLANKLGEKLGGLGLNAVAGSGMPGKVVGIPIRTGLHSEADKAAARERGFQLWGLDPSRRTLVVTGGSQGAQSLNVAVEKNADALIASGWQILHVYGPKNTAPTPREHLHAVAYVDDMAAAYQVADVIVCRSGAMTVAEVTHAAVPAVYVPLPHGNGEQGLNASAVIKAGAAVLVDDRNIADQLVATVDTLIADDQQLGRMREAARNSGVGNAAETIADIVFDITDTHRAETDTHS from the coding sequence ATGACAAAAAACAGCTTAGACGTCGTTGTCGCTGGCGGCGGCACCGCAGGACATATCGAACCAGCACTTGCGGTAGCTGCTGAACTACGAAAGCGCGGCGCCAATGTGATTGCCCTCGGCACCGCCAAGGGCTTAGAAAAAGACATTGTTCCGGCCCGCGGCTTTGAACTTCAACTCATTAGCCCCGTCCCAGTTCCGCGAAAAATCAATCTTGACCTTTTCAAACTGCCGTTAAGGCTGATAAAAACTATCGGTGAAGCACGGCGGATTTTACGCAACCATAATGCCGATATCCTCATCGGTTTCGGCGGTTACGTATCAGCACCGGGTTATCTGGCGGCACGCAGTCTGGGTATTCCTTTTATTATCCATGAGGCGAATGCCCGCGCAGGTCTTGCCAATAAGCTGGGCGAAAAACTTGGGGGTTTAGGCTTAAATGCTGTTGCAGGTTCCGGTATGCCCGGCAAGGTGGTGGGTATACCGATCCGCACTGGATTGCATAGTGAAGCAGATAAGGCAGCTGCCCGCGAGCGTGGCTTTCAACTCTGGGGTCTTGATCCTAGCCGTCGTACCTTGGTGGTTACTGGTGGGTCCCAGGGAGCGCAGTCGCTGAATGTTGCGGTAGAAAAGAATGCGGACGCGCTGATTGCATCGGGGTGGCAGATCCTGCACGTGTATGGTCCGAAAAATACTGCGCCCACCCCGCGTGAACATCTTCATGCGGTGGCCTATGTGGATGATATGGCTGCTGCCTACCAGGTGGCTGATGTGATTGTGTGTCGTTCCGGCGCAATGACAGTTGCAGAAGTCACCCATGCAGCCGTACCCGCGGTGTATGTTCCGCTGCCGCACGGCAATGGTGAGCAGGGGCTGAATGCTTCAGCTGTGATCAAAGCTGGTGCAGCAGTGCTTGTCGACGACCGGAACATCGCCGACCAGCTTGTTGCGACCGTCGACACGCTCATAGCCGACGACCAGCAGCTAGGACGCATGCGCGAAGCCGCCCGAAACTCAGGAGTAGGCAACGCCGCCGAAACCATCGCCGACATTGTTTTTGACATCACCGACACACACCGAGCAGAAACGGACACACACTCATGA
- the murC gene encoding UDP-N-acetylmuramate--L-alanine ligase, which yields MNTPSVDLSRVHLVGIGGAGMSGVARILLNRGATVSGSDVKDSRPLLALRSMGAKIAVGHAAENLQMTGQLPTVVVTSFAAIPKDNPELVAAAEHNIPVIRRSDLLGELMLGSTQVLIAGTHGKTSTTSMAVVAMQAAGMDPSFAIGGQLNKAGTNAHQGTGGCFVAEADESDASLLRYCPDIAVVTNIEPDHLDFFETPEAYFQVFSDFADRLSETGTLIVCLDDANAATLGEKKKDQLKVLGYGTQEACAKHPDIAHTVVSDVTVGDKFTHATVQVGGHTVRLDLHIPGMHMVLNAAAAITAGVVAGGELDKLVEGVSDFSGVRRRFEFYGEHRGIEVYDDYAHHPTEVQAVLRAAREKINARGTGRVVVVFQPHLYSRTIEFQQEFADALSLADACVVLDIFGAREKPVEGVDSRIITEKMSIDAIYEPNFSAVPETVVGLAQPGDLVLTMGAGSVTMLASEIMLALTHHDAKNQ from the coding sequence ATGAACACACCTTCAGTAGACCTTAGCCGCGTGCATTTGGTGGGCATCGGCGGCGCCGGAATGTCTGGTGTGGCCCGCATTCTTCTCAATCGTGGCGCAACCGTCTCCGGCTCGGATGTGAAAGATTCCCGCCCGCTTCTAGCATTGCGCTCTATGGGTGCGAAGATCGCGGTCGGGCATGCTGCTGAAAACCTGCAGATGACCGGGCAGCTGCCGACGGTAGTCGTCACCAGTTTTGCTGCCATCCCGAAAGATAACCCCGAACTCGTTGCCGCTGCTGAGCACAACATTCCTGTTATTCGCCGCTCCGACCTGCTCGGCGAGTTGATGCTGGGCAGTACCCAAGTACTGATCGCCGGAACGCACGGCAAAACCTCCACCACCTCCATGGCCGTGGTTGCCATGCAAGCTGCGGGAATGGACCCTAGTTTCGCCATTGGTGGGCAGCTGAACAAGGCGGGCACGAACGCTCACCAGGGAACCGGCGGCTGCTTTGTGGCAGAAGCCGACGAATCGGACGCCTCCCTGCTGCGCTACTGCCCAGATATTGCGGTGGTGACCAACATCGAGCCTGATCACCTTGATTTCTTTGAAACACCCGAAGCATATTTCCAAGTGTTCTCCGATTTCGCTGATCGTTTGAGTGAGACCGGCACGCTGATTGTCTGCCTTGATGATGCTAACGCCGCAACGCTCGGTGAGAAGAAGAAAGATCAGCTCAAGGTGCTTGGCTACGGCACTCAAGAGGCCTGCGCGAAGCACCCAGATATTGCCCATACTGTGGTCAGCGACGTGACAGTCGGCGATAAGTTCACCCACGCCACTGTGCAGGTGGGTGGGCATACGGTTCGCCTCGACCTGCACATTCCGGGCATGCACATGGTGCTCAACGCAGCTGCTGCAATTACCGCTGGCGTGGTTGCGGGCGGGGAACTGGATAAACTGGTCGAAGGTGTCTCCGATTTCTCCGGTGTGCGCCGACGCTTTGAATTCTACGGCGAGCATCGTGGCATCGAAGTGTACGACGATTATGCGCATCACCCCACCGAAGTGCAAGCTGTGCTGCGTGCGGCGCGCGAAAAAATCAACGCCCGCGGCACCGGTCGCGTGGTTGTGGTCTTCCAACCGCACCTGTACTCCCGCACCATTGAGTTCCAGCAAGAATTTGCTGATGCACTTTCGCTTGCCGACGCCTGCGTGGTGCTCGATATTTTCGGTGCGCGTGAGAAGCCGGTGGAGGGAGTTGATTCGCGCATCATCACGGAAAAGATGAGCATTGACGCGATCTACGAACCTAATTTCTCCGCTGTCCCTGAAACCGTGGTGGGTCTGGCACAACCTGGTGACCTCGTGCTCACGATGGGCGCTGGATCTGTGACTATGTTGGCGAGCGAAATCATGTTGGCGCTGACACACCACGATGCGAAAAACCAGTAG
- the mraY gene encoding phospho-N-acetylmuramoyl-pentapeptide-transferase: MTQMILAGAIGLLVSIFITPVLIRKFSAVGLGQEIREEGLKSHFKKRGTPTMGGIAILIAITVSYVATSIYGEVTNLGGFTASGLLVLGLTLGLGGLGFADDFIKLYMGRNLGLNKKAKLIGQLAISLAFGGLILLFPNQDGLTPGSTHLSFLRDLDTVDLAFGGGVIGIILFLVFMYILISAWSNAVNLTDGLDGLAAGATAFVLGAYGALAFWQFRNSCTQVAVPGCYDVRDPLDLAILSAAGLGACVGFLWWNAAPAKIFMGDTGSLALGGLVAGLSVASRTELLMVIVGALFVIEAASVVIQVAGYKAKKIRIFRMAPFHHHFEAGGWAETTVVVRFWLIAGVAALLGVAIFYGEWLSYGGI, translated from the coding sequence ATGACCCAGATGATTCTCGCCGGGGCAATTGGCCTTTTGGTATCCATTTTTATTACTCCTGTTTTGATTCGGAAGTTTAGTGCTGTCGGTTTAGGTCAGGAGATTCGTGAAGAGGGTTTGAAGTCGCACTTTAAAAAGCGTGGCACCCCAACGATGGGTGGCATTGCCATTCTTATTGCGATCACCGTGTCGTATGTTGCTACCTCGATTTATGGTGAGGTAACTAACTTGGGTGGTTTTACTGCCTCGGGTTTGTTGGTACTGGGTTTGACGCTTGGCTTGGGTGGTTTGGGCTTTGCCGATGACTTTATCAAGCTGTACATGGGTCGAAATTTGGGTCTGAATAAGAAGGCGAAGTTGATCGGCCAGTTGGCTATTTCTTTGGCTTTCGGCGGGTTGATCTTGTTGTTTCCCAATCAGGATGGCTTAACCCCTGGCTCGACTCATTTGAGTTTCTTGCGTGATCTTGACACCGTTGATCTTGCTTTTGGGGGTGGGGTTATTGGCATTATTTTGTTCCTGGTGTTCATGTACATCCTCATTTCGGCGTGGTCTAATGCGGTGAATTTGACTGATGGGCTTGATGGTTTGGCTGCCGGTGCGACTGCTTTTGTGTTGGGTGCTTATGGTGCGTTGGCGTTTTGGCAGTTTAGGAATTCCTGTACTCAGGTTGCTGTTCCAGGTTGTTACGATGTGCGTGATCCGCTGGATTTGGCTATTTTGTCGGCTGCTGGTTTGGGCGCGTGCGTGGGCTTTTTATGGTGGAATGCGGCTCCGGCGAAGATTTTTATGGGGGATACCGGTTCGCTTGCGCTGGGTGGTTTGGTTGCTGGTTTGTCGGTGGCAAGTCGCACTGAGCTGCTGATGGTTATTGTTGGTGCGCTGTTTGTGATCGAGGCTGCGTCTGTAGTAATTCAGGTGGCGGGTTATAAGGCGAAGAAGATTCGTATTTTCCGGATGGCTCCGTTCCATCACCACTTTGAGGCTGGGGGTTGGGCTGAGACGACGGTGGTTGTTCGTTTCTGGCTGATCGCAGGTGTTGCTGCGCTGTTGGGTGTGGCGATTTTCTATGGTGAGTGGCTGAGCTACGGAGGGATCTAG
- the ftsW gene encoding putative lipid II flippase FtsW, whose translation MTARTPASGQPQSRSLPESQLRTKNTQGSGGGGFWDALSARRKDIFARPYFDYFNILIVVFMLAAFGVVMVTSASMSWSVTENGSVWAFPVRQAVLVCLGLVAMWMAMRMRPQTVRKLSWALLIVSIVLLIAVLIPGVGTGMEEKGSQSWIVVGPLRLQPSEIARVAIAVWGSSHLAGHKPEFKSWKSPFSSFCLVALTMTLLILAEADVGMALTFLMVVIFLLFFAGINVRIIGLIAGCITVGLASLIFSGSFRSHRFSVYFDALFGHFEDTKDTAFQSYQGFLSLADGHLTGVGIGQSRAKWFYLPEAKNDFIFAVIGEELGLVGGAIVIALFAWLGYVGFRVAMRSENQFLGLLAATLTSGIVVQAFVNMGYVIGLLPVTGIQLPLISYGGTSAVITLAAMGLLANCARHEPEAISAMQAYGRPAFETLLLLPEPTLEGLESPAKVGLRPRQRSNEEAHARPSTARDVPPASPRGADAYPEREVRRSLPDRPRAGYAPRASQPRAHGGYRGGQGSSRGGYDSGGVDPRDSRGARGLGRSTGGEQLPRGGQRGRPPLRKKGPRRRPHRPF comes from the coding sequence ATGACAGCGCGAACACCTGCAAGCGGACAACCTCAGTCTCGTAGTCTGCCGGAATCTCAGCTTCGCACGAAGAACACTCAGGGCAGTGGTGGCGGTGGTTTTTGGGATGCGCTTTCTGCGCGCCGGAAAGATATTTTCGCCCGCCCATATTTTGACTACTTCAACATTTTGATTGTGGTGTTCATGCTGGCCGCGTTCGGCGTGGTTATGGTGACCAGCGCGTCGATGTCGTGGTCGGTGACTGAAAATGGCAGTGTGTGGGCATTTCCTGTGCGCCAGGCCGTTTTAGTGTGTTTGGGTTTGGTGGCCATGTGGATGGCGATGCGGATGCGCCCCCAAACTGTGCGCAAACTCAGCTGGGCACTCCTTATTGTGTCGATTGTGCTGTTGATTGCGGTGCTGATTCCTGGTGTGGGTACAGGCATGGAGGAAAAAGGCTCGCAGTCGTGGATTGTGGTTGGCCCGCTTCGTCTCCAGCCATCTGAGATTGCTCGTGTCGCTATTGCGGTGTGGGGTTCGTCCCACCTCGCTGGTCATAAGCCTGAGTTTAAGAGTTGGAAATCTCCATTTTCTTCCTTCTGTCTCGTTGCTTTAACCATGACGTTGCTGATTCTGGCCGAAGCTGACGTGGGTATGGCGCTGACCTTCTTGATGGTTGTGATCTTCCTGCTGTTTTTCGCCGGCATTAATGTGCGCATCATCGGTCTTATCGCTGGTTGTATTACGGTGGGTTTGGCGTCGTTGATTTTTTCCGGCTCCTTCCGTTCGCACCGCTTTAGCGTGTATTTCGATGCACTATTTGGGCATTTTGAAGACACGAAAGACACTGCTTTCCAGTCGTATCAGGGTTTCCTTTCGCTTGCCGACGGGCACCTCACCGGTGTGGGCATTGGCCAGTCCCGCGCGAAGTGGTTCTATCTTCCTGAAGCAAAAAATGACTTTATTTTCGCTGTGATTGGTGAGGAACTTGGTCTTGTGGGTGGTGCGATCGTGATCGCTTTGTTCGCATGGCTAGGTTATGTCGGTTTCCGCGTGGCTATGCGCAGCGAAAATCAGTTCCTCGGTTTGCTTGCCGCGACTCTCACCTCAGGTATTGTGGTGCAGGCTTTTGTGAACATGGGCTATGTCATTGGTTTGCTTCCAGTCACTGGTATCCAGCTTCCACTGATTTCTTATGGTGGTACGTCTGCGGTGATTACGTTGGCGGCGATGGGCTTGTTGGCTAACTGTGCCCGCCACGAACCCGAGGCGATTTCGGCGATGCAGGCGTATGGTCGCCCAGCGTTTGAAACGCTGCTGTTGTTGCCGGAACCAACCTTGGAGGGGTTGGAATCTCCTGCGAAGGTGGGGCTGCGTCCGCGTCAGCGCAGCAATGAGGAGGCTCATGCGCGACCATCCACGGCTCGTGATGTACCTCCAGCATCCCCGCGGGGTGCGGATGCGTATCCTGAGCGTGAGGTCCGCCGTAGTTTGCCGGATCGGCCGAGGGCTGGATATGCGCCGCGGGCTTCACAGCCACGTGCACATGGTGGGTACCGTGGGGGACAGGGAAGTAGCCGGGGCGGTTATGATTCAGGTGGAGTCGACCCCCGTGATTCCCGTGGTGCGCGCGGGCTAGGGCGTAGTACCGGTGGTGAACAATTACCGCGTGGTGGCCAGCGTGGACGTCCCCCACTACGCAAGAAGGGGCCGCGGCGTCGACCGCATCGGCCTTTTTAA